In Alteromonas sp. RKMC-009, the genomic stretch TTCGCAGCCAACACACCTTTTGACATAGCTTCAAAATGTGTGAGGAAACTGAAAGAAGCAACGGTATCCACCACGAAATTAGGTGCCCAGTTTTTAAAAACATCGACCACGATTTCCGAACCGCTGACCAGAAAGAGAAAACACACCAGCACAGACATAACAAAGGCGATAACCTGATTATGGGTTAACGCAGACATACACTGACTGATGGCAAGAAAAGCGCCGGCCATCAACCAGCTGCCGGTATAAGCGGCAACGATGATTCCGTTATCCGGTGAGCCGAGATAATTAACGGTTAACCACAAGGGCGTGGTCATCAGCAGAGCCAGTCCGAGAATTCCCCAGCAGGCCAGAAATTTACCGGCTACAGCCTGCGTTTCTGACACCGGCAATGTCATTAATAATTCAATGGTGCCGGATTTCCTTTCTTCAGCCCAGCTACGCATGGCAATGGCTGGTACAAGGAACAAATAAAGCCAGGGATGAAAATTAAAAAATGGCAGTAAATCAGCCTGTCCTCTGGCGTAAAAATCTCCCATAAAGAAGGTGAATACGCTGCTCAGCACCAGGAACATTACCAGATAAACATACGCCACCGGTGTAGCAAAAAAGCTGCCGAACTCCCGTCGTGCAATGGTTAAACTTCTCATTACTGCACACGCTCCCCGGTAGTAATTTCACGGAATACATCGTCAAGGCGACCGGTTTCAATGGTAAATTTGTCCACCGGCAACCGGTAATGACTGACATGTTCGGTCACCGGCGTCATCAGCAACTTGCCATCTTCAGGGAACAGCGTGACATCGCCGGTTTCGCGGTTAACCACCATTTCATCTACACCATCAATTTCCGCCAGCCCGGAAATATCGGCTGCATAACTAAAATGCAGTGTGATGGCCTGGTGATAGCGGGAACGGTACTGCAGTTCCGGCGGTGTTCCGTCGAACAACAGTTTGCCCTGAGAAATGATCATAGCGCGGTTACACACAGCGCTGACTTCTTCCAGGATGTGGGTGGAAATGATAACAATTTTGTCTTTCGACAACGCCTTGATAAGTTCCCTTACCTGATGTTTCTGATTCGGATCCAGTCCGTCTGTGGGTTCATCCAGAATAAGAATGTCCGGATCATGCATGATAGCCTGGGCCAGGCCAATGCGATGACGGAATCCTTTTGACAATTTATCAATCTGCCTGTTCAGCACGTCTCCCAGCTCCACCTGCTCTATGACATGTTTGAGACGCTTCTGACGATGCTTACCTTTCAGTCCCCGTACACCGGCCACAAAATGTAAAAACTGAAATACTGTCATCTCACCATAAAGCGGTGCACCTTCAGGCAGATAGCCAATACGCTCCTGCAATGCTTTCGCTTTGCCGGGCATATCCGCACCGTCTATTTTTATTTTACCTGACGAAGGGTCCAGAAAACCGGTAAGCATTTTCATGGTAGTGGACTTACCGGCGCCATTTGGCCCCAGAAATCCCACAATCTCTCCGGCCTTTATGGCGAAGGACAGGTTATCGACAGCGACAAGCTGATTGAACCGTCGGGTCAGATTTTCTACAACTATCATAGCGTTCCGTCTGCTACTGCTGGTAATAAAGGAAAAAGCGGTGGTAAATCGTATCCGGCACCCGCGAAGGGAAACACTTTGCTGTGTCTTCATCTCAGGTCGCCGTTCCGGTGCCGTAGTTTGACATATTCAGCAACACCATTCACTGCCTGATTGCTAAACCCGGGAAAAAAGAAACCCCGTTGCTCGCAACGGGGTTAAAGGAACTGGGATCCAGGGAGACCGCAAGCTGCCCAGTCAGGCTTGTGGTGGTAAACAACGGAGCATACCTTAGCGGTAATTTATGAGATAATTATGACAATCAACCATTTATTTCAGGTAACCAGGTCGTGAGCTTTCCTGAATCTGCCACTATTGAACCTGTTGGCATTATTCACACACCGTTCAGGCAAAAATTTGCTATTCCCCGCCAGCCGAACTTAGCCGGTGCTAAAGGTCAGATTGTCATGCAGACTGACTATGCCAACCCGCAGGCCTTTAAAGGCATAGAGGCGTTCAGTCATGTCTGGTTATTGTTCTATTTCCATGAAACCGCTGCCAGAGGCTGGAAACCCGCCGTCAAAGCGCCACGGCTGGGCGGTAATGCCACACTGGGCGTATTTGCCAGTCGCAGTACGCACCGGCCAAACAGCATTGGCATGTCAGTGGTTAAAAATGAAGGTCTTTCAGTGGATGGCGACCGTGTTGTGCTGAATGTGTCCGGCGTTGATTTACTTGATGGCACACCGGTCATTGATATTAAGCCGTATATTCCTTACGCCGACGCCGTGAATAAGGCAGACGATACGCTCACCTCAAGCTCCCCCATTCCCCGCCGCAATGTCATTTTTACTGCAGAAGCAGACAGACAATGCCACGCGCTTTCTGCCAGGTGGCCGGATATCATCCCGCTGACGCAGGATATACTCAGCCAGGATCCCCGCCCCGCTTACCGGCACAAACTGGATGATGATGACAAAGTCTATAAAGTGAGTCTGTACGACGTGGATATCAGCTGGCAAATTATCAATGGTGACGTGGTGGTTTTATCACTCACGCCACTACCTGCCGGATAACAGAAAACTTAACCGGAAAAACGACTTTTGCGGCCTTTTCTATACTGCTAGAATGGCGCCGTTTTTATTTTTCTCTATAGGATGAACCACCGTAATGCGCACGAGCCAATATTTGTTGTCCACGCAAAAAGAAACACCTGCCGATGCTGAAGTTATCAGTCATCAGCTCATGCTGCGGGCAGGCATGATCCGCAAACTGGCTGCCGGTTTGTATACCTGGTTGCCGAGTGGTCTGCGTGTGCTGAACAAAATCGCAGATGTGGTGCGTGATGAAATGAATAAGGCCGGTGCAGTGGAAGTGTTGATGCCGGTGGTTCAGCCTGCTGACTTGTGGGAAGAATCCGGTCGCTGGGAAGAATATGGTCCCGAGCTGCTGCGCATCAAAGATCGCCATCAGCGCGACTTTGTTTTAGGCCCGACTCACGAAGAAGTGATTACCGCACTGGTGCGTAACGAAATCAGCAGTTACAAACAATTACCGCTGAACCTTTATCAAATCCAGACAAAATTCCGGGACGAAGTTCGTCCCCGTTTCGGCATTATGCGCGGCCGTGAATTCACCATGAAGGATGCATACAGCTTCCATATGGATGAAGCGTCGCTGCAGGAAACTTACGATAAAATGTATCAGGCTTACAGCAATATCTTTACCCGCCTGGGTCTGGATTTCCGTGCTGTTATTGCCGACTCAGGTTCAATTGGTGGCGCGGTCTCTCACGAGTTCCACGTGCTGGCAGAGTCCGGTGAAGATGATATCGCGTTTTCGACAGAATCTGACTATGCAGCCAATGTGGAAATGGCACAGGCTGTTGCACCCGCAACGAAAGCCGTGCCGTCAGGTGCTGAGGCAGAAGTTATCGACAAGCCAAAGGGGATCAGTGCAGAAAACTTCCTGAAAGAACAAAATACCGCATTAAAAGTCGTGCTGGTTAAAGGGCAGACTGAAGAAGATGCTCCGGAAAAGTGGGTGGCGCTGGTCTTACGTGACGAACACACTTTAAACGATATCAAAGCAGAGAAACTGCCACAGATTGCATCACCGCTGGTCATTGCCACTGAAGAACAGGCTAAAGACATTTTTGGTTGCTTCCCGTTGTACGCGAATCCGCTGGCATCAGGTTTAGACGTTATTGTTGACCACAGCGCAGCGGCAGCAGCAGACTTTGTTTGCGGCGCAGGTGAAAATGGCAAATTCATCATTAATGGAAACTGGACCGGTGATATTGAAAGCGCTGATATCCGTGATGTGGTTGCCGGCGATCCTTCACCCTGCGGAAAAGGCACAATCGAAATCAAACGTGGTATCGAAGTCGGTCACATTTTCCAGTTAGGCGATAAATATTCTAATGCCATGAACTGTGGTGTACTGGGTGAAACCGGTAAGCATCAAATTCTGACTATGGGTTGCTATGGCATTGGTGTGTCACGCATTGTGGCAGCAGCCATTGAGCAGAACCATGACGAAAACGGTATCATCTGGCCTGACCCGGTTGCACCGTTTAAAGTGGCGCTTATCCCGATGAATATGCATAAGTCTCAGCGCATCAAAGACGTTGCAGAGTCGTTGTACGAAACATTGACTGCTGCCGGCATTGAAGTGTTATTTGACGACCGCAAAGAACGCCCGGGCGTCATGTTTAACGATATGGAACTGGTAGGTATTCCCCACAGCATCGTTGTGGGCGAGCGCAATCTGGATAACCGGCAGGTAGAATATAAAAATCGCCGCACCGGCGAAAAAACCTTACTCTCTATAGATAACGCCGGTGAATTTATTGCCGGTCTGTAAAACAGACAGAGATTAACACGGAAATTGCCGGGCTGCTGACGGCCCGGCGGCAATGCTGCAGGAGAAGGCATGCGAGTTACCTTTTATGGTGTCAGAGGGTCTATTCCCACGCCGGGCGCAGATTTCGTGCGTTATGGTGGTAATACGGCCTGTGTTCATGTTCAGTTGTCAGACGGCACAGATATCATTCTGGATGCCGGCACTGGGATCAGGGCGCTGGGAAACGAGCTCATAAAGAAAACAACGCCTGTTCATATCCTGCTTACTCATAATCACTGGGACCATATTCAAGGCTTCCCCTTCTTCGCCCCGATTTACCAGAAAGATCGCGAAATTAAAATCATTCCCGGCATGACTACTCTGCCCGAGCACGACCGGATCCTTACCCAGATGCAAGGCTCCGTGTTTCCCGTACCGGCCAGTGCGCTGGCTTCTGATGTGACGGTAACCCCCGTTCCGGAAGAGATTGACAGCTGGCGGTTAGGCAATGCGACAATTTCCCGGCTGCCTATGAACCACCCGGGAAAAGGCAGTGCTTATACAATTACTGAAAACGGTAAAAAGTTAACCTATCTCACTGATAACGAACTCTACCCTCCCTATAAAAAAGAAACGGATTTTCTCAGTTTCGTGGACTTTGCCCGCGATGCTGACCTGGTTATCCACGATGCACAGTATATGCTGTCAGATATGCCGGCAAAATCTGGCTGGGGACACTCTGTCGCTGAGGAAGCGGTGAAACTGGCTATGGCATCTAACGTTAAACAACTGGCATTGTACAGCCACGACCCGGACCGTACTGACGATGACATTGATAAGGTGGTTGCTCACTGTCAGGAATACATTGAAATTGCGGAGTCGCCATTAGGTTTATTTGCGGCGGCAGAAGGCCAGACCCTCGATCTGTAAAGGATTATGCGATGAAAATTTGCCGTTACTCAGCTGTGCCCGCTCTGTTACTGACAGCAGTGTTATGCAAAGTTGCGTATGCGCAGGAGGAAGCGGATAAATCATCCACCGATGCGCAGAAAGATGCCCCAAGTATGCTCAGTTCACGTTTTGAGGCCGATCACCGGGCACTGGATAATTACTTTGCCATCACACAGTACCAGACCAACTATCTGTTACCTGTTACCTATGTGACCAACCCGAACTCCGCCGGTAATCAGGATCTCACTCCTGAAAATGTTGATAACAGCGAAGCCAAGTTTCAGTTAAGTGTAAAACTGCCCCTGTATCTGCGGGGCGACACGGCCGATGGTATGTATTTCGGTTTCACCCTGACGTCCTTCTGGCAACTGTATAACAGCGAGGTATCAAAACCCTTCCGGGAAACCAATTATCAGCCTGAAGTGTTTTATCAGCAGGAAGCCGACATTACCCTGCTGGGATACGACTTTAACGCCTTTCAGGTAGGTTTTAATCATATGTCGAACGGACAGAGTGGCGAGCGCTCCCGCAGCTGGAACAGAATTTTTGCCTCGGTACTGTTCAGTGATTTTGATGACGTGTATTACCTGAAAACCTGGTATCGCATCCCCGAAGACACCAAAGTGGACGAAAACGATCCTGCCGGCGACGATAACCCGGATATCAATGATTATTACGGCCGCATGGAATTGGGTTACGGCACCCGTCTTGGCAACTTCAAGGTGCTGGCCCTGTTACGCAATAACCTGAATTTAGGACATAACAGAGGCAGTATTCAGCTGAACCTGACTTATCCCCTTTCAGACCGGTACGAATTGCTGCTGCAATACTTTAACGGTTACGGCGACTCCCTGATTGACTACAACCGTAGCCAGGAACGCATAGGTCTGGGCTTCCAGTTAACTTTCCTGTAGGTGATTTTACCGGATGACACCTGCCGCTCTGAACAGTTGCAGGTGTACATCTACCAGCGCAGCGATATCACGCTGATAGCCACCACCAATCACACAAGCTACCGGCAGCCCTTTTTGCTTACACATATCCAGCACCATTTTGTCTCTGGCCAGAACACCCGGTGTGGTGATATGCAGGTGCCCTAAATCATCATTGATGTGTACGTCGACGCCGGCATCGTAAATAATGAAGTCCGGTGAACACTGTCGAAACGCTAAGTGCAGCGTTTCATCAAGCGTCGTCAGGTACTCATCGTCCCCGGTGCCTTTCGCCAGCCCGATATCAATGTCTGAAGTTTGTTTGCGGTGAGGAAAGTTCTTCTCACCGTGCACTGATACGGTAAACACCGAGTCGTCATGCTCAGCCAGTTTGGCTGTACCGTCCCCCTGATGTACATCAAGATCGATGATCATCACCGTATCGCAATCATCACGGACCTGTACCCTCTTCGCTGCCAGATACAAATCGTTAAATAAGCAAAATCCCGAACCGAAATCTGCAAAAGCGTGGTGGTAACCACCGGTAAGATTAAGTGCCAGTCCGTGTTCCTGTGCCAGTGCGGCTGTCAGACAGGTCCCGCTGACAGCGGTGAGGGAACGGCGGATTAATTGCTCTGACCAGGGGAAACCTATTCTGCGCATGGCCTGGTGATCAAGGGTGCCCCCGCAAAGTGCGCTGACATAGTCTTGCTGGTAAATTGCCGTCAGATCAGCGGCTGTCAGCGCTTCAGGGGTTGTGAAATGGCCGGGGGGCACGCCGCAGGCTACCAGCGCATCATGGATCCCCTGATATTTTTCGATGGGAAAGCGGTGTCTGACCGGCAGGTCAAGCTGACTGTAAACAGGATGAAAAACTAACGGAGGATAGGGCAAATTCATAAGCGGCTGACTGCGTTTTCTTATACGTTAACATGAGCCGGCCGCTTTGTTGTAGTCCGGTTAATGGGTCAGTGACATCACCACCTGCTTCACATTTCCTTCCATTTCTCTCACGGCATCGGAAATGTCGTTTCTGCGTGACAGGGCATGATACTTTTCTGACGATGTCACAGAGTTATTGATAACCTGTTCAACCTGTTTAAGCACCGCTTCCTGTTCATCGGCGGCTTCATTCAGTACAACGACAACGCTGGCGGTTTCCTGTATATCTTTCACCACCAGATTCAGAGTTTCCAGCGCCGCGGCCGCTTCTCTTGCATTCACATCTGCCAGTGATTTTCCGGATTGCATAGCCACTACCGCACCCTGCGCTTCAGACTCAAAGCTTGAAAGAATGCCGTTGATTTCCCGCGTTGACTGCTGGGTTTTGGCTGCCAGAGCCCGCACTTCGTCGGCAACCACGGCAAATCCTCTGCCATGCTCCCCTGCTCTGGCGGCTTCAATAGCCGCATTCAGAGCCAGCAAGTTGGTCTGGTCGGCAATTTCATTGATGACATTAACGACTTTGAGGATGTTATTGCTGCGGGATTGCAGGGCATCAACAATGTCACTGGACTGATTTACTGTCTCGGCAAGTTGCCTGAAGCCGTCATTAGCTTTTGAAAAGGTGGCGTAACAGGCAGCAACATTGGTTTCAGAGCTGTTAGTGGCGACGGCCACCTGGTCGGTGATGGCAACCAGACTCTGTACAATTTCTTTTAGTTTATCGGTGCTGCTGTCCAGCGACTGACTGGTCTGGTGCTGTTCTTCTGCGCCGGCCAGAATAGCCTGACTCACATCACTCAGCGTAATAACAGCGTGAGCAACCTGAGACTCAGCCTGTTTGAGTTGTTCAACAGAGCCCCGCAACTTGTCCTGTAACGAGCGTGCAGAATCCGCCAGCGAGCCCAGTTCGTGCCCGCTGCGGTAATCAAGCTTGTAGTCATACCGGCTTTTTGCCAGAGCAGCAATGCAGGCCGCGATTTGCTTAACCGGTTTAATGACCTGTTTACGTAAACGTTGAACTACATACCAGGTAGTCAGTGCCGATAACACCAGTGCAGCGATCAGGATCATCCACAATGTGCGGCGGGTATCCGTTCTCAGGTTTTCAAAAGCATTGAAAGACTGCTCAGCGATGTTTGCTGCCACCGCTTCAAGTAATTCAGCAGGTTTGCGGTCAATGCCTTTCACGTAGGCGTCTGCCACTTTAGCATCGTAACCCGCTGCCACAAACGCGTCGAAACCTTCACGGTACTTTTCTGCCATATGATTATGGGCATCCAGAAATTCACCGATAGTGCTTCTGGCTTCCGCGCTTATCGCCTGATTCGTTAATAACTTGCGGAACCCCTCCTGTACGTCAGCTTCCCGTTGCTGAAACCGCTGCCAGTACTTTTCCCTGTTGTCATCGTCATAACCACGCAGCAAGGTGTTTTTCCATTCCTGTACCTGCGTTTTAAAGGTATTCAGGATAGCTGTTACATCACGCTCTGACTGAACCAGACTGTTTTCCAGTTCATCAAAATGGTTGAGTAAGGCAAAAGATTTGTACAATGATGCAGAGTTAAGCATCACTAAGATAATAAGAGCTGCCATCACGGGAGTCATGACAAGCCGGCTGATACTGGAATATTTCAACATGGGAACCTGGTAAAACGCTTTTCGGGTAAATGCAATACTGAATCATTTAGACGAAAGTATTAGATGATGTTTTTATGACAGCAACATGACAGCAGGTTGCGAATGTCAGTTGAGGGAGTATGAAAAAGGGAAAGTCAGTATGTGCATTTATACGGAAGGTAGCGGCGAACCGGAACAATTCGCCGCCGGAAGTAATTGAATCTCAGGTTTATTCGGTTTCGAACGGTGCCAGTGCCAGTTTGCCGATGGCTGAACCACTTTCAAGGATCTGGTGGGCTCTGAACAGATTAGCGGCATTGACGGGGCCCAAATGCTGGCCGAGTGTGGTTTGAAGCTCCCCCGCAGTAAGCATTTTGCTCACATCGCTGAGGATTTCATGTTGGTTAAGAATGTCACTGGTATTGAACAGAGAGCGGGTGTACATGAACTCCCAGTGAAGCGAAATACTCTTGCGCTTTAACAGACCGATATCCAGAGGACCCGGATCGTCAATCAGACCGAACTTGCTTTGCGGCTTCATTAAATCAGCCAGCGCGGCAATATGTGTCTGCGTATGCGTGAGGCTGGCGACATAGTCAACACCCTCTAATGACAATGCCTCGTACTGCGGAGCCAGAGGTTGTGAATGGTCGAGTACATGATGTGCGCCCATTTTACTCACCCATTCCTTCGTTTCCGGTCTGGATGCCGTGGCAACAACAGTCAGACCGGTAAGTTTACGGGCAAGCTGAATTAGAATGGAACCCACACCGCCGGCAGCACCGGTGACAAGCAGCACTTTATCTTTACTTTCTTCACCCGGGGCAACTTCAAGACGATCGAACAACAGCTCCCACGCCGTCAGTGAAGTCAGTGGCATGGCCGCAGATTCAACATCAGATAGCCCTTCGGGTGCCAGCGCAACAATACGCTCATCTACCAGCTGATATTCCGCATTGGTACCGCTACGGGAAATATCACCGGCATAAAATACCTTATCGCCTTTTTTGAACAACGACGCATCGCTGCCTGTGGATTCAACGATACCCACCGCGTCCCATCCGAGGATTTTTACCTCATCAGCCGGAGGAGACACACTACGACGAATTTTGGTGTCTACCGGATTCACTGAAACGGCAAGCACTCTCACCAGCAGATCTCTTCCTGCCGGCACAGGAGTTGCCATATTGATTGCCTGAATTGCGTTTTCAGTCAGCGTTTCAGACGCCTGCTTATAACCATATGCGCGCATGTTTTATCCCTTTGTTCAGCAAACTGCTCTACATGAATGTGCCACACGATAACGCTTCCTGACACGCAGACGCCAGAGGAAAATCGTCGCAGTTGCTCAATAACGGGATAACATGACTCTTAATTAAAGTTAACAAATTGTTAATTCACAAATGATAAAAACAGATTGAAGTAATCGGTTTATCCAATTTTCTCTTATCACAAATCTGAATCATATTCTTATGGCCTGAAGTGTGACCAGAAACTATTCAATAAGGATAAACACATGAAAATGAAACTCTTACCCGCTGTCGCAGCTATCGCCATGGCATTATCGCCAAATGCGTACTCTGCCACTATGGATCAAAATGCGAAAGTAGTGGGCGAAGCCCCGAAGGGCAACAAATTCTGGTGGCCGGAACAACTGGACCTGTCCCAGTTACGTGCCCACGGTGTTGCATCAAACCCTTACGGCGAAAACTTTAATTACGCAAAAGCGTTTGAATCACTGGATTTAAATGCCGTTAAAGCTGATATCCGTGAAGTACTTACCTCTTCACAACCCTGGTGGCCTGCAGACTATGGTCATTACGGTCCGTTCTTTATCCGTATGGCATGGCACGCAGCCGGTACTTACCGGACTGTTGACGGACGCGGCGGTGCCGGTGGTGGTCAGCAACGTTTCGACCCGCTGAACAGCTGGCCGGATAACGCTAACCTGGATAAAGCACGTCGTTTACTTTGGCCAATCAAACAGAAATACGGCCGTAACATTTCCTGGGGTGATTTAATGGCCCTTACCGGTAACGTGGCACTGGAAGATATGGGCTTTAAAACCTATGGTTTCGCCGGCGGACGTGTGGACGACTGGGAACCGGATCATGTTTACTGGGGCCCGGAAGAAGAAATGCTTACCGATCAGCGCCGGGACGAGAAAGGTAACCTGAAAGGTCCTCTGGCTGCGGTAGAAATGGGTCTGATTTACGTCAATCCGGTTGGACCTCACGGCAAGCCTGATCCCATTGCTGCTGCCCATGACATCCGTATGTCTTTCGGCCGCATGGCTATGAATGATGAAGAAATCGTAGCGCTTATCGCGGGTGGTCACACTTTTGGTAAAGCTCACGGAGCCAAAAAAGCAGACTGTCTGGGTAAAGAACCTGCTGCCGGTGATCTGGAAGACCAGGGCTTTGGCTGGAAAAACAGCTGTGGCAAAGGTAATGCAGAAGACACGATGACCAGCGGACTGGAAGGTGCCTGGACGGTGACGCCGACGCAGTGGACAACAAATTATCTGGATAACCTGTTTGGTTTCGAATGGAAACAAACAAAGAGCCCTGCCGGCGCTATTCAGTGGATCCCTACTGCAGAATCCGCGGCGAACATGGTTCCTGACGCCCACGTTCAGGGTAAACGTCACGCTCCTATCATGTTTACCACTGACCTTGCGCTGAAAGAAGATCCTGAGTTCCGTAAGATTGCCAAACGCTTCCAGCAGAATCCGGAAGACTTTGAACTGGCCTTCGGTAAAGCCTGGTTCAAACTGAACCACCGTGATCTTGGACCGAAAGCCCGTTATCTGGGTGCTGAAATCCCGGCTGACGACCTTATCTGGCAGGATCCGATTCCTCAAGTTGATCATAAGCTGGTTTCAGACAAACAAGCTAAGCAACTGAAGAAGGACATTCTGAAGTCAGGTCTGTCTGTACAGGAATTAGTACGTGTCGCCTGGGCCGCTGCAGCCAGCTACCGTGATACGGACATGCGCGGTGGTGTAAACGGTGCCCGTATTGCTCTTGCTCCGCAAAAGGACTGGGCAATTAATAATCCGGCAGAAGTACAAAAAGTGCTGGGCAAGCTGAAAGACATTCAGACCGGTTTCAATAAGAAATCGAAGAAGGTCAAAATTTCTCTGGCCGACATGATTGTACTGGCAGGTGCTGCAGGTGTTGAACAGGCAGCGAAGGACGCCGGTGTTGACGTGACCGTTCCGTTCATTCCGGGTCGTATGGATGCCACACAGGAAATGACAGATGTTGAGTCGTTCGCGGTGTTGGAGCCGACTGCTGATGCTTTCCGTAACTACTGGGCTGAAAGTAACTACCGCTCACCGGCTGTGATGATGGTCGATAAGGCAGACATGCTGTCACTGAGTGTGCCTGAAATGACAGTTCTGCTGGGTGGAATGCGTGCCATGAACGCGAACGCTGACGATTCAGCCCATGGTGTACTGACAGGCAACCCCGGTCAGCTGACAAACGATTTCTTCGTTAATCTGCTGGATATGTCTACAGAGTGGAAAAAGTCAGAAGATGATGCAGCCATTTATGTAGGTACAGATCGTACTTCAGGCGAACAGAAATGGACTGCCACACCGGTTGACCTGATCTTCGGTTCTAACACTGAATTACGGGCCATTGCCGAAGTGTACGGCTCTGAAGATGCGAAAGAGAAGTTTGTTACCGACTTCGTAGATGCATGGGTAAAAGTAATGCGCAACGATCGCTTTGATCTGAAACGCAGCTAATTCCCGCCCTCTATATACCCCGTTAAACCATGCCCCCGCTTAAGGGGGCATTTTTATTTCCCCCGCTTATGAATGAACCTGTCAGCAGGTCTTTTCGTAAAACCTCCGGCAATCTGCACAATCAGGCAAGCATTAAAGAGCATCAGGCATGCACACCCCTGGTGTTTTTACTTAAAATTTCCGTTATCAGGATATGCCTGAGCATGTAACGACAAATGAGGCTATAGTTATGAAAACAATTGGATATGCGGCTCACTCGTCAGACGCCCACATGGTTCCTTATCATTTCGAAAGACGGAATCTGCGCGACAATGACGTAGCCATCGAAATTCTTTATAGCGGCGTTTGCCACTCTGATCTTCACACCGTAAACGGCGACTGGGGCGACCAGCCTTATCCGTTAGTACCGGGACACGAAATCGTCGGTAAAGTCATAGAAGTTGGCGCAGACGTTAAAAACTACAAAGTGGGCC encodes the following:
- a CDS encoding methyl-accepting chemotaxis protein; its protein translation is MLKYSSISRLVMTPVMAALIILVMLNSASLYKSFALLNHFDELENSLVQSERDVTAILNTFKTQVQEWKNTLLRGYDDDNREKYWQRFQQREADVQEGFRKLLTNQAISAEARSTIGEFLDAHNHMAEKYREGFDAFVAAGYDAKVADAYVKGIDRKPAELLEAVAANIAEQSFNAFENLRTDTRRTLWMILIAALVLSALTTWYVVQRLRKQVIKPVKQIAACIAALAKSRYDYKLDYRSGHELGSLADSARSLQDKLRGSVEQLKQAESQVAHAVITLSDVSQAILAGAEEQHQTSQSLDSSTDKLKEIVQSLVAITDQVAVATNSSETNVAACYATFSKANDGFRQLAETVNQSSDIVDALQSRSNNILKVVNVINEIADQTNLLALNAAIEAARAGEHGRGFAVVADEVRALAAKTQQSTREINGILSSFESEAQGAVVAMQSGKSLADVNAREAAAALETLNLVVKDIQETASVVVVLNEAADEQEAVLKQVEQVINNSVTSSEKYHALSRRNDISDAVREMEGNVKQVVMSLTH
- a CDS encoding zinc-binding alcohol dehydrogenase family protein, whose translation is MRAYGYKQASETLTENAIQAINMATPVPAGRDLLVRVLAVSVNPVDTKIRRSVSPPADEVKILGWDAVGIVESTGSDASLFKKGDKVFYAGDISRSGTNAEYQLVDERIVALAPEGLSDVESAAMPLTSLTAWELLFDRLEVAPGEESKDKVLLVTGAAGGVGSILIQLARKLTGLTVVATASRPETKEWVSKMGAHHVLDHSQPLAPQYEALSLEGVDYVASLTHTQTHIAALADLMKPQSKFGLIDDPGPLDIGLLKRKSISLHWEFMYTRSLFNTSDILNQHEILSDVSKMLTAGELQTTLGQHLGPVNAANLFRAHQILESGSAIGKLALAPFETE
- the katG gene encoding catalase/peroxidase HPI, which gives rise to MKMKLLPAVAAIAMALSPNAYSATMDQNAKVVGEAPKGNKFWWPEQLDLSQLRAHGVASNPYGENFNYAKAFESLDLNAVKADIREVLTSSQPWWPADYGHYGPFFIRMAWHAAGTYRTVDGRGGAGGGQQRFDPLNSWPDNANLDKARRLLWPIKQKYGRNISWGDLMALTGNVALEDMGFKTYGFAGGRVDDWEPDHVYWGPEEEMLTDQRRDEKGNLKGPLAAVEMGLIYVNPVGPHGKPDPIAAAHDIRMSFGRMAMNDEEIVALIAGGHTFGKAHGAKKADCLGKEPAAGDLEDQGFGWKNSCGKGNAEDTMTSGLEGAWTVTPTQWTTNYLDNLFGFEWKQTKSPAGAIQWIPTAESAANMVPDAHVQGKRHAPIMFTTDLALKEDPEFRKIAKRFQQNPEDFELAFGKAWFKLNHRDLGPKARYLGAEIPADDLIWQDPIPQVDHKLVSDKQAKQLKKDILKSGLSVQELVRVAWAAAASYRDTDMRGGVNGARIALAPQKDWAINNPAEVQKVLGKLKDIQTGFNKKSKKVKISLADMIVLAGAAGVEQAAKDAGVDVTVPFIPGRMDATQEMTDVESFAVLEPTADAFRNYWAESNYRSPAVMMVDKADMLSLSVPEMTVLLGGMRAMNANADDSAHGVLTGNPGQLTNDFFVNLLDMSTEWKKSEDDAAIYVGTDRTSGEQKWTATPVDLIFGSNTELRAIAEVYGSEDAKEKFVTDFVDAWVKVMRNDRFDLKRS